The window ATGGCCGACGCGTCCCCCGGGGTGCAAAAAAGAACCGACACTCACGATTCACAGCCGAAAACACAGCATAATTCGATGACCAACATTTTTCAGTCGCTGCTGCTCGTGATCGCCGGCGCCACGCAGAAAGAGCTGGCCCGCCAGGTGAAGTACCTGAAGGTTGAGAACCAGATCCTCAGGTCGAAGTTGCCGAAACGCATCACGGTGACGATGGCGGAACGGAATCGCCTGATCAAGTTTGCCGCGAAGCTCGGCGGCAAGGTTCTACGGCAGCTGACCACCATCGTCGCGCCGTCCACGATCCTCGGCTGGATCCGGGCCGAGAACAAGCAGAAACCGAAGAAGCGGAAGCGGGGCCGGCTGAATACGCCGGAGCAGATCCGCGAGCTCATCCTGCTGATGGCTAAGGAGAACGAATGGGGCTACACCCGGATCATGGGTGAACTCAAGAAGCTCGGGATCAAGCCACCCAGTCGGAACACCGTCAAGAAGATCCTCAAGGCCGCGGGCTTCGAACCGGGTCCACGCCGCGGCGAGGGAACCTGGGACGAGTTTCTCAAGCAGCACGCAGTATCCTTGTGGCAGTGCGACTTCTTTTCCAAGCGGATCCTGACGCTAAAGGGCATTCGCGAAGTCTTCGTCCTGGCGTTTCTGCACGTCGAGACCCGGCGGGTGATCCTCTCGCCGGCGACGTTTCATCCCAACGAAGCCTGGGTCGAGGAGCAGTCAAAGTCCTTCGTGAAACTAGCCCGCGGCCAAGGGTTACGCGTGCGAACACTCCAACGCGACCTGGACAGCAAGTTCACAGTGACGTTTGATGCCCAACTCAAACGCAATCGGGTGAAGATTAAGAAGGGTGCCTACCGCGCCCCGAACACCAACGCATTCGTCGAGCGGTTTGTTCAATCGATCCAGCAAGAGTGCCTCGACCGCTTCGTGATCTTTGGCGAGACGCACATGGATCATGTGTGCGAGGAGTATCTGGAGCACTACCACACCGAACGCCCACATCAGGGCGAGGGGATCGCGAACGAGTTACTCAACCGAACGAAGAAACGTGGACGACCGAAAAAACAACCTGCCCTCGACGTTTCTTTGCCGTTGAATGAAGTTCAGTGCTCGCAACGACTGGGCGGACTGCTGAAACACTATTTTAGAAAAGCTGCTTAGTCTCGACCGCGCGGTGTGATGATCTTAGGACCGGAGATATGCTGGGGCCCTGATTCAACCACATCCTCACTTCACTGCGTTCGCACCCTCCTAATTTCCAGCGAGCCAAGCTCCGCCCGCACACCGAGGGGGCTCGATAAGGGCGAAAACTCTCAGGGCAGCGGTAAATCTTGGGGAGATGGCTTCAATTGATAAAAGCCGGACTTAAGGGATTCCGCACGTGTGAATGAGTCATTGAGATTGAGCGTGGTTTCTGCCCCGCCCAAAACGAGATATCCATCGGCTCTGATCACTCGCGCAATACGACTGAGAATCGTGCTCTTCACGTCGTTGTCGAAATAGATCATCACATTGCGGAGTAACACGAGATCCCAAGGGGGCATGGTCGGCCACGACCGCACAAGGTTCAAATGAGAGAAGCAGACGGCCCCACGAACGCGGTCTTCGAGTTGCCAAAGGCCAGCTTCCTGTCGAAACCATTTCAGCAAGAGCGGCATCGGCAGCCCGCGGCTAACTTCTACTTGCGAATAGCGCGCAGCACGAGAGCGAGTGAGCATCTCCTGCGAGATGTCGGTCGCTGAGAAGTTGATGTGCCAGCCAGCGAGTTCAGGGAAGTACTCGTGAAGCAGAATCGCGACCGAATAGGGCTCTTGTCCGCTCGCACTGGCGCCGCACCAGATATTCAATTGCCTCTGGAGCTGACGGCGCTCGATCAATTGCGGGAGCACGATCTTCCGCAGTGTCTCGAAGGGGTGCACGTCGCGAAAGAAACTGGTCTCGGTCGTGACCATTGCCTCGACCACTTCGGTGGCCAAGCTATTGGCCCCACTACTTCGCAATCGGTCAACCAACTGATCGACGCTTGCGATGCCGTGCCGTTGCGCCAGCGGCCAGAGGCGTGACTTAACCAAATACTCCTTGCCTGGCTCGAGAATCAACCCGCTCTGTTCGCGCAGCAGTTTGGAGACAAATTCGTAGTTCGCAGATGTGAGCGAGATTTCAGCCACGGCTGACTCTCACTCGGCGCACGATCTCACCCGCCAGCAGGGAAATGGGAAGAATCTTGTCCGCCAGACCAGCGCGAGCGACGAAGCCCGGCATCCCCCAGACCACGCTGCTGGCTTCGTCTTGAGCTAGGATTTGCCCGCCGGCAGAGCGAATCGCTTCGCAGCCTCGCAGGCCATCTTGTCCCATGCCCGTCAAGATGACGGCGAGGCAATGCGGACCATAGACACTAGCCACCGAGCGCAGCAGTGGATCTACCGCCGGACGGCAGGCATTTTCCGCCGGTTCTTGTTGTATCTTGGTGCGGATCCGGATCCCCTCGCGTGCCAGGGTCAGGTGATAATCGCCGGGTGCGATCCAGGCCTTGCCGGGTTCAAGCTCCATCCCCGATGTGGCTTCGACAGTAGGGATGCGGGAGTTTCCGGTCAGCCGTTCGGCCAGCATCTGCGTGAACATCGGCGGCATGTGCTGGACAATTACGATGGGAACAGGAAAGTCCACTGGCAAGGCGGCGAACAGCTCCGCAAGCGCATTCGGCCCGCCGGTAGAGGCGCCGATTGCGAGCAGGTCGATGCGGGCTGGCGCAGGCCGAGCGCTTGGAATGGAGGGTGCCGCCGGAGCTTTGACGTTGACGACACTCGGTTTTGGCTCCCGTTTGCAAAGCGCACGAATGGCGGGAATGAGTTCGCTGCGGATAACCTGCCGCGATGCTTCCAGGCCGCCAGCTCCGCCCGGCTTAGCGAAGAAGTCGGAGGCCCCGCGGGAAAGAGCTTCAAGCGTCGCTGCGGCTCCGAGTTCCGTCTGGGAGCTGAACATGATCACGGGCGTTTGAGGATGACTACGGTGGAGGTGAGTCAGTGCCGTGAGCCCGTCCATCTCCGGCATTTCGATGTCCAGGATGACGAGATCGGGATTCAGCGTTCTCATTTGGTCGAGCGCGATCTTGCCCGTGGCAGCCGTACCGGCTACTTCGATGTCCGTCTGCGCTGCCAATTCCTCCGAGACGATTCGTCGGACAACGAAGGAATCGTCAACTACGAGGACGCGAATCGTTTCCATGAATCCTGATCCTCGTGGCTATCGCCTGTTCATCAATTAGCTCTGCAGCTTCGTCACCAAACGTTGCAGTTCCACTGCCATACGCGCCAGTTCGTCGGCGGAGGACTTCGTGTTCGCTGCGCCACTGGTCGTACTGCGTGCAGCTTGTGCGACTCCCGTTACATTTTGCGCGATCTCGCGGCTGCCGAGGGCCGCTTCGTTCACATTGCGAGCGATTTCGGCCGTCGTAGCTGTCTGTTCTTCGACGGCGCTGGCAATGGTGCTCTGAATGTCATTGATTTGGCTGATGATCGTTCCGATCTGAGCAATCGCGTCTACGGCTCCCTTCGTGTCTGATTGGATCGCCTCGATCTTGCGGCTAATGTCCTCCGTGGCTTTGGCGGTTTGCTTCGCAAGTTCCTTGACTTCGTTGGCAACCACGGCAAAGCCCTTGCCCGCTTCACCGGCGCGAGCCGCTTCGATGGTGGCGTTCAGCGCCAACAAATTCGTCTGCTGGGCAATCGACGTGATGACCTTGATCACATTGCCGATTTCGGCGCTGCTTGTTCCCAACTTGGAGACGGTTGCATTGGTCTTCTCTGCCACTTTGACGGCAGAGGTTGCCACACGGGCGGCCTCGTTGGCGCTCTTGGCAATCTCCTTGATGCTCGCTCCCATCTCTTCGGTGGCGCTGGCGACGGTGCCGATATTCCGGCTACCTGCTCCGCGGCAGCCGACACCACGCTGGCTTGCGAGGCCGTCTCTTCTGAATTGGCTGCCATCTGTTGGCTGACTGACGTCAATTCTTGAGCGGCGCTGGACAGAGAATGAACCGTATTTTCCAACGAGGATTCGACTTGTTTGAGCTGGGTAATATCGGTGGCATACTTCACCACTTTGAACGGACGGCTGGCGTAATCCAGAATCGGAAAGTACGACCCTTCGATCCAAACTTCCTTGCCGCCTTTGCCCAGCCGGCGGAACCGCCCCGTCTGCTGACGGCCGGCCGCCAGGTCGAGCCAGAATTGTCGGTACGCGGCACTGCTGGCCTCGGTTGGATCGACAAACAGGCTGTGATGTTTTCCTTTGATTTCGTCAAGCCCGTAACCCATCGCCTGCAGGAAGTTCTGGTTGGCATTGACGATGACGCCGTC is drawn from Anatilimnocola floriformis and contains these coding sequences:
- a CDS encoding CheR family methyltransferase — its product is MATEVVEAMVTTETSFFRDVHPFETLRKIVLPQLIERRQLQRQLNIWCGASASGQEPYSVAILLHEYFPELAGWHINFSATDISQEMLTRSRAARYSQVEVSRGLPMPLLLKWFRQEAGLWQLEDRVRGAVCFSHLNLVRSWPTMPPWDLVLLRNVMIYFDNDVKSTILSRIARVIRADGYLVLGGAETTLNLNDSFTRAESLKSGFYQLKPSPQDLPLP
- a CDS encoding integrase core domain-containing protein — encoded protein: MTNIFQSLLLVIAGATQKELARQVKYLKVENQILRSKLPKRITVTMAERNRLIKFAAKLGGKVLRQLTTIVAPSTILGWIRAENKQKPKKRKRGRLNTPEQIRELILLMAKENEWGYTRIMGELKKLGIKPPSRNTVKKILKAAGFEPGPRRGEGTWDEFLKQHAVSLWQCDFFSKRILTLKGIREVFVLAFLHVETRRVILSPATFHPNEAWVEEQSKSFVKLARGQGLRVRTLQRDLDSKFTVTFDAQLKRNRVKIKKGAYRAPNTNAFVERFVQSIQQECLDRFVIFGETHMDHVCEEYLEHYHTERPHQGEGIANELLNRTKKRGRPKKQPALDVSLPLNEVQCSQRLGGLLKHYFRKAA
- a CDS encoding protein-glutamate methylesterase/protein-glutamine glutaminase, whose protein sequence is METIRVLVVDDSFVVRRIVSEELAAQTDIEVAGTAATGKIALDQMRTLNPDLVILDIEMPEMDGLTALTHLHRSHPQTPVIMFSSQTELGAAATLEALSRGASDFFAKPGGAGGLEASRQVIRSELIPAIRALCKREPKPSVVNVKAPAAPSIPSARPAPARIDLLAIGASTGGPNALAELFAALPVDFPVPIVIVQHMPPMFTQMLAERLTGNSRIPTVEATSGMELEPGKAWIAPGDYHLTLAREGIRIRTKIQQEPAENACRPAVDPLLRSVASVYGPHCLAVILTGMGQDGLRGCEAIRSAGGQILAQDEASSVVWGMPGFVARAGLADKILPISLLAGEIVRRVRVSRG
- a CDS encoding methyl-accepting chemotaxis protein, whose protein sequence is MATSAVKVAEKTNATVSKLGTSSAEIGNVIKVITSIAQQTNLLALNATIEAARAGEAGKGFAVVANEVKELAKQTAKATEDISRKIEAIQSDTKGAVDAIAQIGTIISQINDIQSTIASAVEEQTATTAEIARNVNEAALGSREIAQNVTGVAQAARSTTSGAANTKSSADELARMAVELQRLVTKLQS
- a CDS encoding PAS domain-containing protein, whose product is MIEFELDGTIIHANENFLKCVGYTLDEIKGRRHSEFVDEAIRNSDHYRDFWQRLNRGEDITGDFRRIAKGGREIYIHGVYSPILDSAGKPFKIVKFATDVTMARLQNADYEGQVAAIGRVQAVVEFGLDGVIVNANQNFLQAMGYGLDEIKGKHHSLFVDPTEASSAAYRQFWLDLAAGRQQTGRFRRLGKGGKEVWIEGSYFPILDYASRPFKVVKYATDITQLKQVESSLENTVHSLSSAAQELTSVSQQMAANSEETASQASVVSAAAEQVAGISAPSPAPPKRWERASRRLPRAPTRPPVWQPLPSKWQRRPMQPSPSWEQAAPKSAM